In Pochonia chlamydosporia 170 chromosome 3, whole genome shotgun sequence, the following are encoded in one genomic region:
- a CDS encoding dynamin family protein (similar to Eutypa lata UCREL1 XP_007798749.1) translates to MDSDQTQSLGGSGRRQALLDIIDSLRDYNLDRYVELPQIIVVGDQSSGKSSVLESISRAKFPSKSDLCTRFATELVLRRKIGEQSCRVRIKTLPEDSEETRLKINDFNQVNFEAPELPEIIQKATQCMGVQDGKHSFSRHTLHIQISGPNVHQLTLIDLPGFYHSRDTVQSAAGKDLVNKIVGEYMSKKNTIILAVVSAKSHPVMQKVLEEIKVHDPEGQRCLGIITKPDKLDPGSGDEAAFLQLLKNQKTSSHYLKHGWHVLRNRGEAEPDDFDSRDQLERELFQTEPWDRIDDKRKGIESLRTKLSDILEKHISQGFPELRQKIQTLKTDAERRSRDLGGERVTDIQRMSFLEKIARNYTQLADQAVEGRYADEFFSQKTDGVAAKYNLRAQVRYFNQVFAGVMFFRGATLSIQWHAHNDEEAWKRAPQPSSVPPSDVTEYRALEPVLISQEEIQLQIRAQLEDNRDISLPGGTSNKAAMDLFKNLTSKWEDIGRRHIKIVLERAESFVYAAFSHLLRDDDETRNRLERYCIQRFFQDRQEQLLQKLEEILPKHGKNVFPLAMEDIFQQNLVNRELHRAQRLWNSVQEKPEFLQALSADNISPGNTALVKSLFDVETCSVDKWQLERILYSTVELYDMVLRNFISNVILLAVENLLMHEIPNLFTTDMIIRMSSEELEELAAESEDVAARRKDITDELQTLKDGLALCDDWDKRSKWAALLK, encoded by the exons ATGGACTCTGACCAGACACAATCTCTCGGCGGATCAGGTCGACGTCAAGCCCTGCTTGACATCATTGACAGCCTGAGAGACTACAATCTAGATCGATATGTCGAACTCCCACAAATCATTGTCGTTGGAGATCAATCATCCGGCAAGAGTTCTGTTTTAGAATCCATCTCAAGGGCCAAATTCCCATCCAAGAGCGACTTGTGTACACGATTTGCGACGGAGCTGGTCCTTCGTCGCAAAATCGGTGAACAATCCTGCCGGGTGAGAATCAAGACACTTCCCGAGGACTCTGAAGAAACGCGACTGAAAATAAATGACTTTAACCAAGTCAACTTCGAGGCGCCTGAACTGCCAGAAATCATTCAGAAAGCCACTCAGTGCATGGGTGTTCAGGATGGCAAGCACAGCTTCTCCAGGCACACTCTCCACATTCAGATTTCAGGACCCAACGTCCATCAGTTGACTCTGATTGATCTACCTGGATTTTACCACTCCAGGGACACGGTACAATCGGCTGCTGGCAAGGACCTCGTCAACAAGATTGTCGGCGAGTACATGTCCAAGAAGAACACCATCATACTGGCGGTGGTCTCTGCGAAAAGCCACCCTGTTATGCAAAAGGTGCTAGAAGAAATCAAGGTACATGATCCTGAGGGACAGAGATGCCTTGGTATTATCACCAAACCCGATAAGCTGGACCCGGGGAGTGGTGACGAGGCCGCGTTTCTTCAGTTACTGAAGAATCAGAAGACGTCGTCTCACTACCTcaagcatggctggcatgTCCTCCGCAATAGGGGAGAAGCAGAACCAGATGACTTTGACTCTCGGGATCAGCTTGAGCGGGAGCTGTTTCAGACAGAGCCGTGGGATAGAATTGACGACAAGCGCAAGGGCATCGAGTCTCTGCGGACAAAGCTTAGTGATATTTTGGAGAAGCACATCTCACAGGGTTTCCCTGAGCTGAGGCAGAAGATccagacattgaagacgGATGCTGAGCGCAGGTCCCGAGACCTCGGGGGAGAGCGTGTAACAGACATCCAACGCATGAGTTTCCTCGAGAAGATTGCACGCAACTACACCCAACTTGCGGACCAGGCTGTGGAGGGCCGATACGCAGACGAGTTCTTCAGCCAAAAGACCGATGGAGTCGCTGCAAAGTACAATCTTCGAGCTCAAGTACGATACTTTAACCAGGTATTCGCGGGAGTCATGTTCTTCAGAGGGGCAACACTGTCAATCCAATGGCACGCTCACAATGACGAGGAGGCGTGGAAGCGAGCACCTCAGCCGTCTTCAGTGCCTCCGTCTGATGTCACAGAGTACAGGGCTCTAGAACCTGTCTTAATCTCCCAGGAGGAGATTCAACTGCAGATCCGGGCACAGCTGGAGGACAATCGAGACATTTCTCTTCCAGGCGGCACAAGCAACAAGGCAGCCATGGATTTGTTCAAGAACTTGACTTCAAAGTGGGAGGACATTGGCCGTCGACACATAAAGATTGTGCTGGAAAGAGCAGAGTCGTTTGTCTACGCCGCTTTCTCGCATCTCCTCCgcgatgacgacgagacCAGGAACAGGCTTGAGCGTTATTGCATACAGCGATTCTTTCAAGACAGACAGGAGCAGCTGTTGCAAaagctggaggagattcTTCCCAAGCACGGTAAGAATGTGTTCCCACTCGCCATGGAGGATATCTTCCAGCAAAACTTGGTGAACCGAGAACTACACAGAGCGCAGAGGCTGTGGAATTCTGTGCAAGAAAAGCCTGAGTTTCTGCAGGCCTTGAGCGCCGATAATATCAGTCCGGGGAATACTGCGCTGGTCAAAAGCCTTTTCGACGTAGAGACGTGTTCTGTTGACAAATGGCAGTTGGAGCGTATTCTGTACTCGACTGTGGAACTCTATGAT ATGGTTTTGCGGAATTTCATTTCCAACGTAATCCTGCTGGCTGTTGAGAATCTGCTCATGCACGAGATTCCGAACTTATTCACGACGGACATGATTATCCGGATGAGCTcagaagagctggaggaaCTGGCGGCCGAGTCGGAGGATGTAGCTGCACGGAGGAAAGATATTACTGATGAGCTTCAGACGCTTAAAGACGGACTGGCTCTGTGTGATGACTGGGATAAGCGATCAAAAT GGGCAGCTCTTCTCAAGTGA
- a CDS encoding GANP domain-containing protein (similar to Magnaporthe oryzae 70-15 XP_003714698.1): MMPGWSTTQQAPGVSQPTQPVSYNYSANPAFVPVQVRQGFSQYAPPTPPSHAGYVPPVAAAAPSQVEQPKPKTEWPASVRSYVQRSFLPQNDEPSVSRAELEAKLKETIGTAKENGTLYTIDWDAVPLPQALVKADRDALYNRNIHTPSSESRANPKKRKSSDLANGESNQPPWYNANSRSSLETRISYPSPDKRSVFDDNSAKSSKFHKEAANKRKRRFESEYKAVYRSPSPTPPSSGPIIGTSEVLEKRYLRLTAPPIPSNVRPERILRQTLDLLKKKWRKEGNYSYICDQFKSMRQDLTVQRIKNDFTVSVYEIHARIALEKGDIGEYNQCQTQLRSLYSLGLKGNHVEFKAYRILYFIHTANRTGLNDAIADLTTAEKEEKPIKHALQVRSALALGNYHKFFQLYLDTPNMGAYLMDMFVARERLAALCNVCKSYKPDVKLRFITEELGFESDADAAQFIIDHNGQHLLEDRSDNIVFLSGKAGQLFEASRSEAFRRVDIKGQI; this comes from the exons ATGATGCCAGGGTGGTCGACCACGCAACAAGCGCCTGGCGTCTCACAACCGACCCAACCGGTTTCGTACAATTACTCTGCCA ACCCTGCCTTCGTTCCGGTACAAGTTCGCCAAGGCTTCAGTCAGTACGCTCCTCCAACACCGCCCTCACACGCTGGATATGTGCCACCCGTCGCAGCAGCTGCCCCGTCACAAGTAGAgcagcccaagccaaagacgGAGTGGCCTGCATCTGTTCGAAGTTATGTACAGCGATCTTTTCTCCCCCAAAACGACGAGCCTTCCGTTTCTCGTGCAGAACTCGAAGCCAAACTTAAGGAGACTATTGGGACTGCCAAAGAAAACGGCACCTTGTATACGATAGACTGGGATGCTGTTCCTTTACCTCAAGCTCTTGTGAAAGCCGACCGTGATGCATTGTACAACCGCAATATCCACACGCCGTCGTCTGAGTCTCGAGCCAACcccaagaaaagaaaatcGTCAGATTTGGCCAACGGTGAATCGAATCAACCACCGTGGTACAATGCTAACTCTCGATCATCCCTCGAGACTCGTATCTCATATCCGTCACCGGACAAGCGTTCTGTATTTGATGACAACTCGGCGAAGTCAAGTAAGTTCCACAAGGAGGCCGCCAATAAACGCAAGCGCCGCTTCGAGAGCGAGTACAAGGCCGTGTATAGGTCGCCGAGTCCAACTCCACCATCGTCTGGTCCCATTATTGGAACCAGTGAGGTTTTAGAAAAGAGGTATCTCCGCCTGACTGCGCCTCCGATTCCTTCCAATGTCCGGCCAGAGCGTATTCTGCGTCAGACACTGGACCTGTTGAAAAAGAAGTGGAGGAAAGAGGGAAATTATTCATATATATGCGACCAGTTCAAGTCGATGCGACAAGATCTTACTGTCCAACGGATTAAAAACGATTTTACTGTCTCCGTGTACGAAATCCACGCCCGCATCGCTTTGGAAAAGGGAGATATCGGTGAGTATAATCAGTGCCAGACCCAGCTCCGCTCCCTGTATAGTTTGGGTTTAAAGGGCAACCACGTCGAGTTCAAAGCGTATCGTATTCTTTATTTCATTCATACCGCCAATCGCACCGGTCTAAACGACGCGATTGCAGATCTAACCACAGCAgaaaaggaggagaagccgATTAAACATGCGTTGCAAGTTCGATCAGCTTTGGCCTTGGGAAATTATCACAAGTTCTTCCAGCTCTATCTTGACACGCCCAATATGGGCGCCTATCTCATGGACATGTTTGTTGCAAGAGAGCGCCTCGCTGCCTTGTGTAATGTTTGCAAAAG TTATAAACCGGACGTGAAACTCCGTTTCATAACTGAAGAGCTTGGCTTCGAGtctgatgccgatgctgcGCAGTTCATCATCGACCACAACGGCCAGCACCTGTTAGAAGACCGATCAGACAACATTGTGTTCCTGAGCGGGAAAGCTGGCCAGCTTTTCGAAGCATCCCGATCCGAGGCTTTCCGAAGAGTCGACATCAAAGGGCAAATCTAA